A stretch of Aerococcus christensenii DNA encodes these proteins:
- a CDS encoding CpsD/CapB family tyrosine-protein kinase — protein MFNWKKRQMDKKNKVQRLGVGLMTVNDPNHVVSEQFRTIRTNIQFAVEEFQLKTLMFTSSGPFEGKSTVAANVATTMADLDGVRVLMIDGDLRKPTVHKTFDLHSRRGLTTYLTDRTVSYMDVCEYIPEVNLYVMPAGPLPPNPAELLSSKRMNDLLSDVSEVFDIVIIDAPPLLPVTDAQIIASRTDATIFVLREGVATYSNVQKSKGLLDSVNARVIGAIYNGADVSAMDAYYGYGYSDEEIELEEFKSEEDHAL, from the coding sequence ATGTTTAATTGGAAAAAAAGACAGATGGATAAGAAGAATAAGGTTCAAAGATTGGGTGTGGGATTAATGACAGTGAATGATCCTAATCATGTGGTATCTGAACAATTTCGAACGATCCGGACAAACATTCAATTTGCTGTGGAAGAATTTCAGTTGAAGACTTTGATGTTTACGTCATCAGGCCCTTTTGAGGGAAAGTCTACGGTTGCAGCAAATGTGGCCACAACGATGGCAGATTTGGATGGCGTTCGAGTTTTGATGATTGATGGAGACTTGCGCAAGCCTACTGTCCATAAGACTTTTGATCTGCATTCTAGAAGAGGATTGACCACATATTTGACAGATCGTACAGTGTCTTATATGGACGTGTGTGAGTATATTCCAGAAGTCAATCTGTATGTGATGCCTGCAGGACCTCTTCCACCAAATCCTGCAGAACTCTTATCGTCTAAGCGTATGAATGACCTGTTAAGTGATGTAAGTGAGGTATTTGATATTGTAATTATTGATGCCCCTCCGCTACTCCCTGTTACGGACGCTCAAATTATAGCGAGTCGAACAGATGCGACGATTTTTGTTTTGAGAGAAGGTGTCGCTACTTATTCTAATGTTCAAAAATCCAAAGGGCTTTTAGATAGTGTGAATGCTCGAGTGATAGGCGCTATTTATAATGGAGCGGATGTTTCAGCGATGGATGCTTATTATGGTTATGGATACAGTGATGAAGAGATTGAATTAGAAGAGTTCAAATCAGAAGAAGACCATGCCTTATGA